The following proteins come from a genomic window of Salvia hispanica cultivar TCC Black 2014 chromosome 4, UniMelb_Shisp_WGS_1.0, whole genome shotgun sequence:
- the LOC125217977 gene encoding uncharacterized protein LOC125217977 isoform X2, which yields MPRRRVEEYVSPEKLKASNFPAMHLQIGIWEMVTKNEGDVTTKFYYAKRKMVWEVLDGALKRKLEIPCSRCSSTESTLSPESTPFGRSPMISQKAKLPIGGYTL from the exons ATGCCGAGAAGAAGAGTGGAGGAATATGTATCTCCGGAGAAATTAAAGGCTTCTAATTTCCCGGCAATGCACCTCCAGATCGGAATTTGGGAG ATGGTGACTAAGAATGAAGGCGACGTCACCACCAAATTTTACTACGCGAAGCGCAAAATGGTGTGGGAGGTGCTTGATGGAGCTCTCAAGAGAAAGCTCGAAATACCGTG CTCCCGATGTTCTTCCACGGAATCAACCCTCAGCCCAGAAAGCACACCCTTTGGCAGAAGTCCGATGATTTCACAGAAGGCCAAGCTCCCAATTGGAG GATACACTCTCTGA
- the LOC125223956 gene encoding uncharacterized protein LOC125223956 produces MLGNHLERCIQGCEIRFINMPWQGTGGKDDAAIFLMRHMETYMGQKVKDWPTRLANISMNNLQIMRGKYCKALLTTDFNYHSVEIKDCVKKYFKDNKEKRTKIDKLAADLMCKKPQ; encoded by the exons ATGTTGGGGAATCATCTGGAG AGATGTATCCAAGGGTGCGAAATTCGGTTCATAAATATGCCATGGCAAGGTACTGGAGGCAAGGATGATGCTGCTATATTCTTAATGCGACACATGGAAACGTATATGGGCCAAAAGGTGAAGGATTGGCCAACGAGGCTTGCAAACATATCTATGAACAATCTGCAGATTATGCGCGGTAAATACTGCAAGGCCTTGCTAACGACGGACTTCAATTACCATTCGGTTGAGATTAAGGATTGTGTGAAGAAATATTTCAAGGATAATAAAGAGAAGAGAACCAAGATAGATAAGCTTGCGGCAGATTTGATGTGCAAGAAGCCTCAGTGA
- the LOC125217977 gene encoding uncharacterized protein LOC125217977 isoform X1, with translation MFFHGINPQPRKHTLWQKSDDFTEGQAPNWRIHSLMFSPGVLDKHCEKLLQSDVRLCALAKMPFPSHASPFFNPDMFVPFSLDFNSYPYPPLPTMDVGTPSWAGYYPNGGMIDFGVAAAPSNNGLGLGFGAQPQYNVNALGFDPSMSAQLMMPPQPQLYPDPSLNMMDVQTLLMGQHHFADNSLPPFPGETSASPNFYIPPWE, from the exons ATGTTCTTCCACGGAATCAACCCTCAGCCCAGAAAGCACACCCTTTGGCAGAAGTCCGATGATTTCACAGAAGGCCAAGCTCCCAATTGGAG GATACACTCTCTGATGTTCTCACCAGGTGTGCTGGACAAACACTGCGAGAAACTTCTGCAATCCGATGTGCGCCTGTGTGCATTGGCCAAGATGCCGTTCCCAAGCCACGCCTCTCCATTTTTCAATCCGGACATGTTCGTGCCTTTCTCGCTCGACTTCAACAGCTACCCGTATCCTCCACTACCAACAATGGACGTGGGGACACCATCTTGGGCTGGTTATTATCCAAATGGAGGGATGATTGACTTTGGGGTGGCTGCAGCACCCTCCAACAATGGATTGGGGTTGGGGTTTGGTGCACAGCCTCAATACAATGTGAATGCACTGGGATTTGATCCCAGTATGAGTGCTCAGTTGATGATGCCCCCTCAACCTCAGCTCTACCCTGACCCGAGCCTCAACATGATGGATGTTCAAACTCTCCTAATGGGGCAGCACCATTTCGCCGATAACTCTCTGCCTCCCTTTCCCGGTGAAACTTCCGCCTCCCCCAATTTTTACATACCGCCATGGGAGTGA